A single Chryseobacterium sp. DNA region contains:
- a CDS encoding phosphate ABC transporter substrate-binding protein, producing the protein MKKYKTLRQTFGLNEYGGIDFPVKMSGIKISRILYGNELGCSYCFPHGFEVSNAKNKKFQRNWKKYRNTPWKK; encoded by the coding sequence ATGAAAAAATATAAAACATTAAGACAAACTTTCGGACTCAATGAATACGGAGGTATTGATTTCCCGGTGAAAATGTCCGGAATCAAGATTTCCAGAATCTTATACGGAAATGAATTGGGATGTTCCTATTGTTTTCCACATGGCTTTGAAGTGAGCAACGCAAAGAACAAAAAGTTTCAGCGAAACTGGAAAAAATACAGAAACACCCCATGGAAAAAATAA
- a CDS encoding helix-turn-helix domain-containing protein codes for MLKLEHPEKLKDPKIRELLEKLHTTEDVLKFNDKLFKQSRENQKLKTYDKATMLKLLRYQKKHGHSTSYMSKKYKISRTTLSKWKNMFEQELEDTMKNAGT; via the coding sequence ATGCTTAAGCTTGAACATCCGGAAAAGCTGAAGGATCCAAAGATCAGAGAACTTCTTGAAAAGCTTCATACTACTGAAGATGTGCTTAAGTTTAATGATAAGCTTTTCAAACAATCCAGAGAAAATCAGAAACTCAAAACATATGATAAGGCGACCATGCTTAAACTTCTCCGATATCAAAAGAAGCATGGCCACTCTACCAGTTATATGTCAAAAAAATATAAAATAAGCAGAACAACTCTTTCCAAGTGGAAGAATATGTTTGAACAGGAACTCGAAGATACAATGAAAAATGCCGGCACATAA
- a CDS encoding transposase: protein MLYKEIHIGKFIKERVDESEITMERICKFLGKDEESVERMYDSRSMDTDILLRWSKLLEYDFFRLYSSHLILYAPPAAASKNQQKSDKIPYFRKNIYTQEIKEFIMKRILSGEMTQSDVIKEYSIPKSTLHRWLQKSDNTNG, encoded by the coding sequence ATGTTATATAAAGAAATCCATATTGGAAAGTTTATTAAGGAGAGGGTTGATGAAAGTGAGATAACAATGGAAAGAATATGCAAATTCCTAGGCAAGGATGAAGAATCCGTTGAGAGGATGTATGACAGCAGATCAATGGATACCGATATCCTTCTAAGATGGAGCAAATTATTAGAATATGACTTTTTCAGACTTTACAGTTCCCATTTAATCTTATATGCTCCACCTGCGGCTGCCAGCAAAAACCAGCAGAAATCTGACAAGATCCCTTATTTCAGAAAAAATATCTATACACAAGAAATTAAAGAATTCATTATGAAAAGGATTCTTTCCGGGGAAATGACACAAAGTGATGTCATTAAAGAATATTCGATTCCTAAAAGCACCCTCCACAGATGGCTTCAAAAGAGTGATAATACTAACGGATAA
- a CDS encoding SulP family inorganic anion transporter, whose translation MKNTISLFDFSKKINYKNELLAGFTVAMTMIPESLSFAILAGLSPLTGLYAACIMGFVTAVLGGRPGMVSGGAGATIVVLIALIKFHGIEYLFATVVLAGIFQMLVGICKLGKFVRLIPQPVMYGFLNGLAIIIFMAQIEQFKVTDRNGAVHWLQGLPLYSMGGLTALTIAVVYFFPKITKAVPASLIAIIVVFAVVLGFNIQTKTVADIAHISGNLPSFHIPELPFSMETLQIIFPYALVMAGVGLIESLLTLSMVDEITNSKGNANKESVAQGLANIANGFFGGMGGCAMVAQTLVNLNAGSRARLSGMIASLMILMIILFGAPIIEKIPMAALVGVMMMVAISTFQWVSIRIVNKMPRSDIFVGIMVALITVVLHNLALAVLVGVIISALVFAWDNAKRIRARKHTDEHGIKHYEIYGPLFFGSVTAFTDKFDPMDDPEEVVVDFKESRIVDMSAIDALDKLSKRYKQHSKTLYLRHLSEDCRKMLKNAEAVVEINIQEDPTYKVMPEK comes from the coding sequence ATGAAAAATACTATAAGCTTATTCGACTTTTCGAAGAAAATAAATTATAAAAATGAACTGTTGGCAGGTTTTACCGTAGCCATGACCATGATTCCTGAATCGCTTTCATTTGCTATTCTGGCAGGGCTTTCGCCTCTTACAGGGCTTTATGCAGCCTGTATAATGGGATTTGTAACCGCTGTGTTGGGTGGGCGTCCGGGAATGGTCTCGGGAGGAGCCGGAGCCACAATTGTTGTTCTGATAGCTTTGATCAAATTTCACGGAATAGAATATCTTTTTGCTACCGTAGTCCTTGCCGGAATTTTTCAGATGCTTGTGGGAATATGTAAGCTGGGCAAATTTGTTCGGCTCATTCCTCAGCCGGTTATGTATGGGTTCCTGAATGGTTTGGCTATTATTATTTTTATGGCACAGATAGAACAGTTTAAAGTGACAGATCGCAATGGAGCCGTACACTGGCTCCAGGGGCTTCCTTTATATAGTATGGGAGGATTAACTGCCTTAACCATTGCGGTAGTATACTTTTTTCCAAAGATCACCAAAGCAGTTCCCGCTTCTTTAATAGCTATTATAGTAGTATTTGCTGTCGTTTTGGGTTTCAATATTCAGACGAAAACAGTAGCAGATATTGCTCATATCAGCGGAAATCTTCCAAGTTTTCATATCCCGGAGCTTCCTTTTTCCATGGAAACCCTGCAGATCATTTTCCCGTATGCTTTGGTAATGGCGGGTGTAGGGTTGATCGAGTCGCTTTTAACGCTGTCTATGGTGGATGAGATCACCAATTCAAAAGGAAATGCCAATAAAGAATCGGTGGCGCAAGGATTGGCCAATATTGCCAATGGATTTTTTGGCGGAATGGGAGGGTGTGCCATGGTAGCACAGACCCTGGTAAATCTTAATGCCGGTTCAAGAGCCCGCCTATCGGGAATGATAGCTTCCCTGATGATTCTGATGATCATCCTGTTTGGCGCTCCTATTATTGAAAAGATTCCGATGGCGGCATTGGTAGGAGTCATGATGATGGTTGCCATAAGTACCTTTCAGTGGGTTTCTATCAGAATTGTGAACAAAATGCCGAGGTCTGATATTTTTGTGGGAATTATGGTCGCCCTGATAACGGTGGTTTTACATAATCTTGCCTTGGCGGTATTGGTAGGAGTGATCATCTCTGCGCTGGTTTTTGCCTGGGATAATGCCAAAAGGATACGGGCAAGAAAACATACCGATGAACATGGCATTAAACACTATGAAATCTATGGTCCGCTATTTTTCGGTTCGGTAACGGCATTTACAGATAAATTTGATCCTATGGACGATCCGGAAGAGGTGGTTGTAGATTTCAAAGAAAGCCGGATCGTGGATATGAGTGCCATTGATGCGTTGGATAAACTGTCAAAACGGTATAAGCAGCACAGCAAAACACTATATCTTCGCCATCTCAGCGAAGACTGCCGGAAAATGCTGAAAAATGCGGAAGCGGTAGTGGAAATTAATATTCAGGAAGACCCTACATATAAAGTGATGCCGGAAAAATAG